From Acidihalobacter aeolianus, a single genomic window includes:
- a CDS encoding hybrid sensor histidine kinase/response regulator yields MNIKNTRATTAQGQTPPRRVIKFRRDYKSWVADETLEDYALRYTARTFRKWSIFRVANTAFGAVSFLALEAIGGTLAVQYGFINTFWAALAVALVIFVTSLPIAYYAARYNLDMDLLTRGAGFGYIGSTITSLIYASFTFIFFAIEAAIMAQALHLYLGVGITPSYLFSALVVLPLVGYGITAINRLQIWTQPLWLVLLTLPYACVLWKDPGVVHQLIAFGGEDGRHAHFNLLAFGAATSVTLALIAQIGEQVDYLRFMPPLSQKNRSGWLAGVAFAGPGWIVFGVLKLLAGTLLAYLALRAGASVAEARQPAVMYREGFGYVFDSPTLALGVAALFVVVSQIKINVTNAYAGSLAWSNFFARITHSHPGRIVWLVFNVLIALLLMEMGVFDALEHVLGLYSNIAISWVGALVADLVINKPLGLSPPGIEFKRAYLYDINPVGFGALLIASTLSIIAFTGWLGPLAQAFSAFIALGTAFVTAPVIAWLTGGRYYLARPPESSKPAKAQRCVICEKEYEGEDMAPCPAYRGPICSLCCTLDARCHDLCRPGAGIADQFVGALHWLLPRPVSARVNTRLGYYLMLMVTTALVLGMVLSLLYLQQATGPATPETLVALRSILIKFYVVLLMFAAAGCWWLVLTVESRYVAQDESNRQTHLLMNEIEAHRQTDAQLQTAIQVAERANQAKSRYLAGISHDLRTPLNSILGYAQIVEHDPAVPANRRDAMRVIRRSGEHLVSLIDGLLDISKIEAGKLVFEQEQIHFPQFVEQIADMFRLQASDKGLEFRYEVTGDLPGVVRIDKKRLGQILINILGNAIKFTDRGHVAFRVFYRGEMIRFEIEDTGIGISEADRERIFLPFERGGNAAGYASSAGLGLTIANMLTTLMGGELTVHAPKAGGSLFRLRLFLPEVRNPTQIASLPPPDITGYRGRRRRILVVDDEMVDRGLLLSVLKPLGFEVAEAESGIEALRSAPAFQPDMILMDLTMPGLDGWETGRLMRQNGISNAPILVISANVQDLGRKNAAGITREDFISKPVDIDALLGRLQVRLGLEWITRHDAPDTNVTTEPERPAVPPLSTATATVRPDAKTLHELRELGSLGYIRGILDRLDEMERQDAGLTGFTQRLREPVQHFRLHEYLELLEKVSQDG; encoded by the coding sequence ATGAACATCAAAAATACGCGGGCCACGACGGCGCAAGGGCAGACGCCGCCGCGGCGCGTGATCAAGTTCCGCCGCGACTACAAATCCTGGGTCGCGGACGAGACGCTGGAAGACTATGCGCTGCGTTATACGGCGCGAACCTTCCGCAAGTGGTCGATCTTCCGCGTCGCCAACACCGCCTTCGGCGCGGTCTCCTTCCTGGCGCTGGAGGCCATCGGCGGCACGCTCGCCGTGCAGTACGGTTTCATCAACACCTTCTGGGCGGCACTGGCAGTCGCGCTGGTGATCTTCGTGACCAGCCTCCCCATCGCCTATTACGCCGCCCGATATAACCTCGACATGGATCTGCTGACCCGCGGCGCAGGCTTCGGCTACATCGGCTCGACCATCACCTCGCTGATCTACGCCTCGTTCACCTTCATCTTCTTCGCCATCGAGGCGGCAATCATGGCGCAGGCGCTGCACCTGTATCTCGGCGTGGGCATCACGCCTTCGTACCTGTTCAGCGCGCTGGTGGTGCTGCCGCTGGTCGGCTACGGCATCACCGCGATCAACCGCCTGCAGATCTGGACCCAACCGCTGTGGCTTGTGCTATTGACCCTGCCCTACGCCTGCGTGCTGTGGAAGGACCCCGGCGTGGTCCATCAGCTGATCGCCTTCGGCGGCGAGGACGGCAGGCACGCACACTTCAACCTGCTCGCCTTCGGCGCCGCCACCAGCGTCACCCTGGCCTTGATCGCCCAGATCGGCGAGCAGGTCGACTACCTCCGCTTCATGCCGCCCCTCTCGCAGAAGAACCGCAGCGGCTGGCTCGCCGGCGTGGCCTTCGCCGGCCCTGGCTGGATCGTCTTCGGTGTGCTCAAGCTGCTCGCCGGCACCCTGCTCGCCTACCTCGCGCTGCGCGCGGGCGCCTCCGTGGCTGAGGCCCGGCAACCTGCGGTGATGTACCGCGAGGGCTTCGGTTACGTGTTCGATTCCCCGACACTGGCCCTGGGCGTGGCCGCGCTGTTCGTCGTGGTCTCGCAGATCAAGATCAACGTGACCAACGCCTACGCCGGCTCGCTCGCCTGGTCCAACTTCTTCGCGCGCATCACCCACAGCCACCCCGGACGCATCGTGTGGCTGGTGTTCAACGTGCTGATCGCCCTGCTGCTGATGGAAATGGGCGTGTTCGACGCCCTGGAGCACGTGCTGGGGCTGTATTCCAACATCGCCATCAGCTGGGTCGGCGCGCTGGTCGCCGACCTCGTGATCAACAAGCCGCTGGGCCTGAGTCCGCCGGGGATCGAGTTCAAGCGCGCCTACCTCTACGACATCAATCCGGTCGGCTTCGGCGCCCTGCTGATCGCCTCGACGCTGTCCATCATCGCCTTCACCGGCTGGCTGGGCCCCTTGGCGCAGGCCTTCTCGGCGTTCATCGCCCTGGGCACCGCCTTCGTCACCGCGCCGGTGATCGCCTGGCTGACAGGAGGTCGCTATTACCTCGCACGACCACCCGAGTCGAGCAAGCCGGCAAAGGCACAACGCTGCGTCATCTGCGAGAAGGAATACGAAGGCGAGGACATGGCACCCTGCCCAGCCTATCGCGGCCCGATCTGCTCGCTGTGCTGCACGCTCGATGCTCGCTGCCATGACCTGTGCCGTCCGGGCGCGGGTATTGCCGACCAGTTCGTCGGAGCTCTGCACTGGCTGTTACCGCGCCCGGTCTCCGCGCGCGTCAACACCCGTCTCGGCTACTACCTGATGCTCATGGTGACCACGGCGCTCGTGCTGGGCATGGTGCTGTCGCTGCTGTATCTGCAACAGGCAACCGGGCCTGCCACGCCAGAAACCCTGGTCGCACTGCGCTCGATCCTGATCAAGTTCTACGTCGTGTTGTTGATGTTCGCTGCTGCCGGCTGCTGGTGGCTGGTGCTGACGGTGGAAAGCCGCTACGTCGCCCAGGACGAGTCCAACCGTCAGACCCATCTGCTGATGAACGAGATCGAGGCGCACCGCCAGACAGATGCCCAGCTGCAGACTGCGATCCAGGTCGCCGAGCGCGCCAACCAGGCCAAGAGCCGTTACCTCGCAGGTATCAGCCACGATCTGCGCACGCCGCTCAACAGCATCCTCGGCTACGCGCAGATCGTCGAACACGACCCGGCCGTGCCGGCCAACCGACGCGACGCCATGCGCGTGATCCGGCGCAGTGGCGAGCACCTCGTCTCGCTGATCGACGGCCTGCTCGACATCTCCAAGATCGAGGCCGGAAAACTGGTCTTCGAGCAGGAACAGATCCATTTTCCGCAGTTCGTCGAACAGATTGCGGACATGTTCCGTCTGCAAGCCAGCGACAAGGGGCTTGAATTCCGTTACGAGGTGACGGGCGACCTGCCCGGTGTGGTGCGCATCGACAAGAAACGCCTCGGGCAGATCCTGATCAACATCCTCGGCAACGCGATCAAATTCACCGACCGCGGTCACGTCGCCTTTCGCGTGTTCTATCGCGGGGAAATGATCCGCTTCGAGATCGAGGACACCGGCATCGGCATCTCCGAAGCCGACCGCGAGCGCATCTTTCTGCCCTTCGAACGCGGCGGCAATGCCGCCGGCTATGCCAGCAGCGCAGGCCTTGGCCTGACCATCGCCAACATGCTGACCACCCTGATGGGCGGCGAACTGACCGTGCATGCGCCCAAGGCCGGCGGCAGCCTGTTCCGCCTGCGCCTGTTCCTGCCCGAGGTGCGCAACCCGACGCAGATCGCCAGTCTGCCGCCGCCCGACATCACCGGCTACCGTGGGCGACGCCGGCGCATCCTGGTGGTGGACGACGAAATGGTCGACCGCGGCCTGTTGCTCAGCGTGCTCAAACCGCTCGGCTTCGAGGTCGCCGAGGCGGAATCCGGCATCGAGGCGCTGCGTTCCGCGCCCGCGTTCCAGCCCGACATGATCCTGATGGACCTGACCATGCCGGGACTCGACGGCTGGGAGACCGGCCGCCTGATGCGCCAGAACGGCATTTCCAACGCGCCGATCCTGGTCATCTCCGCCAACGTGCAGGACCTCGGCCGCAAGAATGCCGCCGGTATCACCCGCGAGGACTTCATCAGCAAGCCGGTCGACATCGACGCCCTGCTTGGGCGGCTGCAGGTCCGTCTTGGCCTGGAGTGGATCACACGCCACGACGCGCCGGACACGAACGTCACGACGGAGCCGGAACGACCCGCCGTGCCTCCCTTATCGACCGCGACCGCCACGGTGCGTCCCGACGCCAAGACCCTGCATGAGTTGCGCGAGCTTGGCAGCCTGGGGTACATCCGCGGCATACTCGACCGCTTGGACGAAATGGAACGTCAGGATGCGGGGTTGACGGGCTTTACACAGCGCCTGCGCGAGCCGGTGCAGCATTTTCGCCTGCACGAGTACCTGGAATTGCTGGAAAAGGTTTCACAGGATGGATAA
- a CDS encoding purine-cytosine permease family protein, protein MSTPSSSVSGGRGARSFNKLVSNPVLEDYSLRYAPSSFRKWSEFAVASTALGGIAYLADQAIGGSLAIQFGFTNALWGILAAALIIFLTGIPIAYYSAKYNVDVDLLTRGAGFGYLGSTITSIIYASFTFIFFALEGSIMAQAFNIYFHIPLPWGYALASLIIIPLVVFGMTLLSKLQVWTQPIWLTLLFAPLIAVLIGDHQALSDWTSFKGHATSSGFNPLLFGGAAGIALSLIAQIGEQADYLRFMPTKTKSNGFKWWLAVMLAGPGWVILGASKQLMGSLFASVAASNGTPLDQANEPIQMYIHGFNYIFPGAFAALTIATFFVILSQIKINVTNAYSGSLSWSNFFSRTLHTHPGRVVWIFFNVGISLTLMEANMFSVLGHILGFYSNVAVAWIGAVVADLVINKPLLKLSPSYLEFKRAHLYNFNPVGFGAMVIASIISILAFFNFFGAYAQAFSTFIALGVAFVLSPIIALVTKGKYYIARDPHYHAGTHHDLLNCTACGFEYEKEDMACCPHHDGPICSLCCSLESACHDMCKTETSINGVKVVTAPERCG, encoded by the coding sequence ATGAGTACACCATCATCGTCAGTATCCGGCGGGCGCGGAGCCCGTTCGTTTAACAAGCTCGTCAGCAACCCGGTCCTCGAGGACTATTCGCTGCGCTATGCACCGTCCTCGTTCCGTAAATGGTCCGAGTTTGCGGTGGCCTCCACGGCGCTGGGCGGCATCGCCTATCTCGCGGACCAGGCCATCGGCGGTTCGCTGGCCATCCAGTTCGGTTTCACCAATGCACTCTGGGGGATCCTCGCCGCGGCGTTGATCATCTTCCTGACCGGTATTCCGATCGCTTACTACTCGGCCAAGTACAACGTCGACGTCGACCTCCTGACCCGCGGCGCTGGCTTCGGTTATCTGGGATCGACCATCACCTCGATCATCTACGCCTCGTTCACCTTCATATTCTTCGCGCTCGAAGGCTCGATCATGGCGCAGGCCTTCAACATCTACTTCCACATACCCTTGCCCTGGGGCTACGCACTCGCCTCGCTGATCATCATCCCGCTGGTGGTGTTCGGCATGACACTGCTGTCCAAGCTGCAGGTATGGACCCAGCCGATTTGGCTGACCCTGCTGTTCGCGCCGTTGATCGCGGTGCTCATAGGTGACCACCAGGCGCTGTCCGACTGGACCTCCTTCAAGGGCCACGCCACTTCGTCCGGCTTCAATCCGCTGTTGTTCGGCGGCGCCGCGGGCATCGCCCTGTCGCTGATCGCACAGATCGGCGAGCAGGCCGACTACCTCCGCTTCATGCCGACGAAGACCAAGAGCAATGGCTTCAAGTGGTGGCTGGCGGTGATGTTGGCCGGTCCGGGCTGGGTCATCCTCGGCGCGAGCAAGCAGCTGATGGGTTCGCTGTTCGCCTCGGTGGCGGCTTCCAATGGCACCCCACTCGATCAGGCCAACGAGCCGATCCAGATGTACATCCACGGCTTCAACTACATCTTCCCGGGCGCCTTCGCCGCGCTGACCATCGCGACCTTCTTCGTCATCCTGTCGCAGATCAAGATCAACGTGACGAACGCCTACTCGGGTTCGTTGTCCTGGTCCAACTTCTTCTCGCGTACCCTGCACACCCATCCCGGCCGCGTGGTCTGGATCTTCTTCAACGTCGGCATCTCACTGACGCTGATGGAGGCCAACATGTTCAGCGTCCTCGGCCACATCCTCGGCTTCTACTCGAATGTCGCGGTGGCCTGGATCGGCGCGGTGGTGGCGGATCTCGTGATCAACAAGCCGCTGCTCAAGCTGAGCCCGTCGTACCTCGAGTTCAAGCGTGCGCACCTGTACAACTTCAACCCGGTCGGCTTCGGCGCCATGGTGATCGCCTCGATCATCTCGATCCTGGCCTTCTTCAACTTCTTCGGCGCCTATGCACAGGCCTTCTCGACCTTCATCGCCCTGGGCGTCGCCTTCGTGCTCTCGCCGATCATCGCGCTGGTCACCAAGGGCAAGTACTACATCGCCCGCGACCCGCACTACCACGCGGGCACGCACCATGACTTGCTCAACTGCACCGCGTGCGGCTTCGAGTACGAGAAGGAAGACATGGCCTGCTGCCCGCACCACGACGGTCCGATCTGCTCGCTGTGCTGCTCGCTGGAATCCGCCTGCCACGACATGTGCAAGACGGAAACCTCGATCAACGGCGTCAAGGTCGTGACCGCACCCGAGCGCTGCGGCTAG